The following coding sequences lie in one Mycobacterium gordonae genomic window:
- the mtrB gene encoding MtrAB system histidine kinase MtrB, translated as MIWRSPRRSRGRWGRSGPLPRGLSAVSRAVAVVWRRSLQLRVVALTLGLSLAVILALGFVLTSQVTNRVLDVKVKAATDQIERARNTVSGIVNGEETRSLDSSLQLARNTLTSKTDPASGAGLAGAFDAVLMVPGDGPRAASTAGPVDQVPNALRGFVKAGQAAYQYATVHTDGFSGPALIVGTPTSSRVANLELYLIFPLVNEQATITLVRSTMATGGLVLLLLLAGIALLVSRQVVVPVRSASRIAERFAEGHLSERMPVRGEDDMARLAVSFNDMAESLSRQITQLEEFGNLQRRFTSDVSHELRTPLTTVRMAADLIYDHSSDLDPALRRSTELMVNELDRFETLLNDLLEISRHDAGVAELSVEALDLRTTVNKALTNVGHLAEEAGIELLVDMPTDEVIAEVDARRVERILRNLIANAIDHAEHKPVRIRMAADEDTVAVTVRDYGVGLRPGEEKLVFSRFWRSDPSRVRRSGGTGLGLAISIEDARLHQGRLEAWGEPGQGACFRLTLPLVRGHKVTTSPLPMKPIPQPAPAGSPASVVDQRTREHAG; from the coding sequence GTGATCTGGCGCTCCCCACGACGTAGTCGAGGTCGCTGGGGGCGTTCCGGCCCGCTGCCGCGCGGCTTGAGCGCTGTGAGCCGAGCCGTCGCCGTGGTCTGGCGTCGATCCCTGCAATTGCGTGTCGTCGCGCTGACCCTGGGGTTGTCGCTGGCGGTGATCCTGGCGCTTGGCTTCGTGCTGACCAGCCAGGTCACCAACCGTGTGCTCGACGTCAAGGTCAAGGCCGCCACCGATCAGATCGAGCGAGCGCGCAACACCGTCAGCGGCATCGTCAACGGTGAAGAAACGCGCTCCCTGGACAGCAGCCTGCAGCTGGCCCGCAACACCTTGACCTCGAAGACCGATCCCGCCTCCGGAGCCGGGCTGGCCGGCGCCTTCGATGCGGTGCTCATGGTGCCGGGAGACGGCCCGCGCGCCGCCTCTACCGCCGGGCCCGTCGACCAGGTGCCCAACGCGTTGCGCGGCTTCGTCAAGGCCGGGCAGGCCGCCTACCAGTACGCCACGGTGCACACCGACGGCTTCTCCGGGCCGGCGCTGATCGTCGGCACGCCGACCTCGTCGCGGGTGGCCAACCTGGAGCTGTACCTGATCTTCCCGCTGGTCAACGAGCAGGCCACCATCACGCTGGTGCGCAGCACGATGGCGACCGGCGGCCTGGTGCTGTTGCTCCTGTTGGCCGGCATCGCGCTGCTGGTATCGCGTCAGGTGGTGGTTCCGGTGCGTTCGGCGTCGCGGATCGCCGAGCGCTTCGCCGAGGGGCATCTGTCCGAACGCATGCCGGTCCGCGGCGAGGACGACATGGCCCGGTTGGCGGTGTCGTTCAACGACATGGCCGAAAGCCTGTCGCGCCAGATCACCCAGCTCGAAGAGTTCGGCAACCTGCAACGTCGGTTCACCTCCGACGTCAGCCACGAACTGCGCACGCCCCTGACCACCGTGCGGATGGCTGCCGACCTGATCTACGACCACAGCTCGGACCTGGATCCCGCGCTGCGGCGCTCCACCGAACTGATGGTCAACGAGCTTGACCGCTTCGAGACGCTGCTCAACGATCTGCTGGAGATCTCCCGCCACGACGCCGGCGTCGCCGAGTTGTCGGTGGAGGCGCTCGACCTGCGCACCACCGTGAACAAGGCGCTGACCAACGTCGGCCACCTGGCCGAGGAGGCCGGCATCGAGCTGCTGGTGGACATGCCGACCGACGAGGTGATCGCGGAGGTCGATGCCCGCCGGGTGGAACGCATTCTGCGTAACCTGATCGCCAACGCCATCGACCACGCCGAGCACAAGCCGGTCCGGATCCGGATGGCCGCCGACGAGGACACCGTCGCCGTCACCGTCCGCGATTACGGCGTGGGCCTGCGACCCGGCGAGGAGAAGCTGGTGTTCAGCCGGTTCTGGCGGTCAGACCCGTCCCGGGTGCGGCGGTCGGGGGGCACCGGGCTGGGACTGGCGATCAGCATCGAAGACGCCCGGCTGCACCAGGGCCGCCTGGAGGCTTGGGGCGAGCCCGGTCAGGGGGCCTGCTTCCGGCTGACATTGCCGCTGGTGCGCGGGCACAAGGTCACCACCAGCCCGCTGCCCATGAAGCCGATCCCGCAGCCGGCGCCGGCGGGCAGCCCGGCTTCGGTCGTCGATCAGCGCACCCGGGAGCACGCCGGATGA
- a CDS encoding ComF family protein: protein MLDLVVPLLCGGCGAPATRWCPVCAHALNVEPGEPLVVSPRIDPEVPVFALGRYAGVRRQAILALKERGRGDLVTPLARSLAVGVHRLLCWGMVDTPLTLVPAPTRRAAARRRGGDPVTRLAEAAVAGHPDIAVAAALRMRSLARDSVGLDTSARERNVAGRVRLRGSRPGTEVLLVDDVVTTGATARESVRVLRAAGVRVAAVLAVAAA, encoded by the coding sequence TTGCTTGACCTGGTCGTGCCGCTGCTGTGCGGCGGCTGCGGAGCGCCGGCAACCCGATGGTGCCCCGTGTGCGCCCACGCCCTCAATGTCGAACCCGGCGAACCGCTGGTAGTGAGTCCCCGCATCGATCCGGAAGTCCCTGTGTTCGCTTTGGGCCGCTACGCCGGCGTCCGGCGCCAGGCCATATTGGCGCTCAAGGAGCGCGGCCGCGGTGACCTCGTCACGCCCTTGGCCCGTTCGCTCGCCGTCGGCGTCCACCGGTTGTTGTGCTGGGGGATGGTGGACACCCCGCTGACGCTCGTGCCGGCGCCCACCCGGCGCGCTGCGGCGCGCCGGCGCGGCGGCGACCCCGTCACCCGCTTGGCTGAAGCGGCGGTCGCGGGCCATCCGGACATCGCCGTCGCCGCCGCATTGCGGATGCGCTCCCTGGCGCGCGACTCGGTGGGCCTGGACACCTCGGCCCGCGAACGCAATGTCGCCGGCCGGGTGCGGTTGCGCGGCTCGCGCCCGGGCACCGAGGTGTTGCTCGTCGACGACGTCGTCACCACCGGAGCGACCGCGCGCGAATCCGTTCGGGTGCTCCGGGCCGCCGGAGTGCGGGTCGCCGCGGTTCTCGCCGTCGCCGCAGCGTGA
- the mtrA gene encoding two-component system response regulator MtrA, giving the protein MDSMRQRILVVDDDASLAEMLTIVLRGEGFDTAVIGDGTQALTAVRELRPDLVLLDLMLPGMNGIDVCRVLRADSGVPIVMLTAKTDTVDVVLGLESGADDYIMKPFKPKELVARVRARLRRNDDEPAEMLSIADVDIDVPAHKVTRNGEQISLTPLEFDLLVALARKPRQVFTRDVLLEQVWGYRHPADTRLVNVHVQRLRAKVEKDPENPTVVLTVRGVGYKAGPP; this is encoded by the coding sequence ATGGACTCCATGAGGCAAAGGATTCTCGTCGTCGACGACGACGCTTCGCTGGCCGAGATGCTCACCATCGTGTTGCGTGGGGAGGGTTTCGACACCGCGGTCATCGGCGATGGCACTCAGGCCCTGACCGCGGTGCGCGAGTTGCGCCCGGATCTGGTGCTGTTGGACTTGATGCTGCCCGGCATGAACGGCATCGACGTCTGCCGGGTGCTGCGTGCGGACTCGGGCGTGCCGATCGTCATGCTGACCGCCAAGACCGACACCGTGGACGTGGTGCTCGGGTTGGAGTCCGGTGCCGACGACTACATCATGAAGCCGTTCAAGCCCAAGGAACTCGTCGCGCGGGTGCGGGCGCGGCTGCGGCGCAACGACGACGAGCCGGCCGAGATGCTGTCCATCGCCGACGTCGACATCGACGTGCCCGCCCACAAGGTCACCCGCAACGGCGAGCAGATCTCCCTGACGCCGCTGGAGTTCGACCTGCTGGTCGCATTGGCGCGCAAACCCCGCCAGGTGTTTACTCGTGATGTGCTGCTCGAACAGGTCTGGGGATACCGGCACCCGGCGGACACCCGCCTGGTGAACGTGCACGTCCAGCGCCTGCGTGCCAAGGTCGAAAAGGATCCTGAGAACCCGACCGTGGTTCTGACCGTTCGAGGAGTGGGTTACAAGGCCGGCCCCCCGTGA
- the lpqB gene encoding MtrAB system accessory lipoprotein LpqB, giving the protein MRRTLGALLMAVSVLAGCASVPSSSAPQAIGTVERPAPSNLPKPTPGMDPDVLLREFLKATADPANRHLAARQFLTQSASNSWDDAGSALLIDHVVFVETRGAEKVSATMRADILGSLSDIGVFETADGQLPDPGPIELIKTSGGWRIDRLPNGVFLDWQQFQSTYKRNTLYFADPTGKTVVPDPRYVAVSDHDQLATELISKLLAGPRPEMAHTVRNLLAPPLRLRGPVTRADGGKSGVGKGYGGARIELEKLSTTDPHSRALLAAQIIWTLARADIRGPYVINADGAPLDDRFAQGWNTSDVAATDPGVADGAGAGLHALVGGSLVELDGQHITTVPGAFGHMGDQTGAALSRSGRQVASVVTLRRGAPDMAASLWIGDLGGEAVQSADGHNLSRPSWSLDDAVWVVVDANNVLRAIQEPASGQPARIPVDSTAVAARFPGPISDLQLSRDGTRAAMVIGGQVILAGVEQTQAGQFALTYPRRLGFGLGTSVVSLYWRTGDDIVVTRNDATHPVSYVNLDGVNSDAPARGLQIPLFAIAANPSTVYVAGPQGVLMYSAAAAENQQGWSEVAGLMIGGAAPVLPG; this is encoded by the coding sequence ATGAGGCGGACGCTGGGTGCCCTGCTCATGGCGGTGAGCGTGCTGGCCGGCTGTGCAAGCGTGCCCAGTTCGTCGGCGCCGCAGGCTATTGGCACCGTGGAGCGGCCCGCGCCGTCGAACCTGCCCAAGCCCACACCGGGCATGGACCCCGACGTGCTGTTGCGCGAATTCCTCAAGGCCACCGCCGACCCGGCCAACCGGCATCTGGCGGCCCGGCAATTCCTCACCCAGTCGGCCTCCAACTCCTGGGACGACGCCGGTAGCGCGCTGCTGATTGACCATGTGGTGTTCGTCGAAACCCGTGGCGCCGAGAAGGTTTCAGCGACCATGCGCGCCGACATCCTGGGCTCGCTGTCGGACATCGGAGTGTTCGAGACCGCCGATGGCCAGCTGCCGGACCCGGGGCCGATCGAGTTGATCAAGACCTCCGGTGGGTGGCGCATCGACCGGCTGCCCAACGGCGTCTTCCTGGACTGGCAGCAGTTCCAGTCGACCTACAAGCGGAACACGCTCTACTTCGCCGACCCCACCGGCAAGACGGTGGTGCCCGATCCGCGCTACGTCGCGGTGTCCGATCACGACCAGCTGGCCACCGAGCTCATCTCCAAGCTGCTGGCCGGGCCGCGCCCGGAGATGGCGCACACGGTGCGCAACCTGCTGGCTCCGCCGCTGCGCTTACGTGGGCCGGTCACCAGGGCCGACGGCGGCAAGAGTGGCGTCGGCAAGGGCTATGGCGGCGCCCGCATCGAACTGGAGAAGCTGTCCACGACGGACCCGCACAGCAGGGCACTGCTAGCCGCCCAGATCATCTGGACGCTGGCACGGGCCGACATTCGCGGACCGTATGTGATCAACGCCGACGGCGCCCCGCTGGACGACCGGTTCGCCCAGGGCTGGAACACCTCCGACGTCGCTGCCACCGATCCGGGCGTGGCCGACGGCGCCGGCGCGGGCCTACACGCGCTGGTGGGCGGATCACTGGTGGAGCTGGACGGACAGCACATCACCACGGTGCCGGGAGCTTTCGGCCATATGGGCGATCAGACCGGCGCCGCGCTGTCGCGCAGCGGGCGGCAGGTGGCGTCGGTGGTGACGTTGCGCCGGGGCGCTCCGGACATGGCGGCGTCGCTGTGGATCGGGGACCTCGGTGGCGAGGCGGTGCAGTCCGCCGACGGGCACAACCTGTCGCGGCCCAGTTGGTCACTGGACGACGCGGTGTGGGTGGTGGTCGACGCCAACAACGTGCTGCGAGCCATTCAAGAACCCGCCTCCGGCCAACCCGCCCGGATCCCTGTGGATTCCACCGCAGTGGCGGCGCGCTTCCCCGGACCGATCAGCGATCTGCAGCTGTCCCGCGACGGGACCCGCGCGGCGATGGTGATCGGTGGACAGGTCATCCTGGCCGGGGTCGAGCAGACCCAGGCCGGCCAGTTCGCCCTGACCTATCCACGGCGGCTGGGTTTCGGACTCGGCACCTCGGTGGTGTCGCTGTATTGGCGAACCGGCGACGACATCGTGGTGACCCGCAACGACGCGACCCATCCGGTGTCCTATGTCAATCTCGACGGCGTCAATTCCGATGCGCCCGCCCGCGGTCTGCAGATCCCCCTGTTCGCCATCGCGGCCAATCCGTCCACCGTGTACGTCGCCGGTCCGCAAGGAGTGTTGATGTACTCGGCGGCCGCCGCGGAAAACCAACAGGGTTGGTCGGAGGTGGCCGGCCTGATGATCGGCGGGGCCGCGCCGGTCCTACCGGGATAG
- a CDS encoding HNH endonuclease signature motif containing protein, whose product MAEYDGYREVLAHRRALLEETEQSVGWMARIVGAARSVNQDMAAELVAIGQLFAHRLVPGAEAGQWAIDTFKAVAGEVAAGQKISQGRAETKLRYARAMRERLPAVAAVFCAGDIDLEAFSTIVFRTDLIEDPQVLAAVDAAIAARVARWPSLSRGRLSQKVDAIVTRADVDAVRRRQKVQAEREVWIGGVYEGLSQIDGRLRATDAQAVDARLSGLAATVCPNDPRTLAQRRADALGALAAGATRLGCECGRDDCTAGGGKASSPVVIHVIAEQATLNGHSDVPGCVLGGEDLITAELLAELALTAKRVPLIHPGYHAPEPHYTPSAALAAFVRARDLTCRWPGCEVPATGCDLDHTIAYARGGPTHAGNLKCYCRTHHLLKTFWGWSEQQLADGTLILTSPAGDTHVTTPGSALLFPSLCHAVGGMPAPEAQTPPQDYCAQRTAMMPQRRRTRTQDRAQRVAAERRANHQTRIAAHHTTDGPAPPDNEPPPF is encoded by the coding sequence ATGGCGGAGTATGACGGCTATCGGGAGGTGTTGGCCCACCGGCGGGCTCTGTTGGAGGAGACTGAGCAATCGGTGGGTTGGATGGCGCGGATCGTGGGGGCGGCGCGCTCGGTCAACCAGGACATGGCTGCGGAGTTGGTGGCGATCGGGCAGTTGTTCGCCCACCGCCTGGTGCCGGGTGCAGAGGCGGGGCAGTGGGCGATCGACACGTTCAAGGCGGTGGCGGGGGAGGTGGCCGCGGGGCAGAAGATCAGCCAGGGGCGCGCGGAGACCAAGCTGCGGTATGCCCGGGCGATGCGGGAGCGGTTGCCGGCGGTGGCGGCGGTGTTTTGTGCCGGGGACATCGATCTGGAGGCGTTTTCCACGATCGTGTTCCGCACCGATCTGATCGAGGACCCGCAGGTGCTGGCGGCGGTGGATGCCGCCATCGCGGCGCGGGTGGCGCGCTGGCCGTCGCTGAGTCGGGGTCGGCTGTCGCAGAAGGTGGACGCGATCGTGACTCGCGCCGATGTGGATGCGGTGCGGCGCCGCCAGAAGGTGCAGGCCGAGCGGGAGGTGTGGATCGGCGGCGTGTATGAGGGGCTGTCTCAGATTGATGGGCGGCTGCGTGCCACCGACGCTCAGGCTGTCGATGCGCGGCTGTCGGGGTTGGCGGCCACGGTGTGCCCGAATGATCCGCGCACGCTGGCCCAGCGCCGCGCCGATGCGTTGGGGGCGCTGGCCGCCGGAGCGACCCGGCTGGGCTGTGAGTGCGGGCGCGACGATTGCACCGCGGGCGGGGGTAAGGCGTCCTCGCCGGTTGTGATCCATGTGATCGCCGAACAGGCCACCCTCAACGGCCACAGTGACGTCCCGGGGTGTGTGCTGGGCGGTGAGGACCTCATCACCGCCGAACTCTTAGCGGAGTTGGCGTTGACCGCTAAGCGGGTACCGCTGATCCACCCCGGCTACCACGCACCCGAACCCCACTACACCCCGTCGGCCGCGTTGGCCGCTTTCGTGCGGGCCCGGGATCTGACGTGCCGGTGGCCGGGTTGTGAGGTGCCGGCCACTGGCTGCGATCTCGACCACACCATCGCCTATGCCCGGGGCGGGCCCACCCATGCCGGCAACCTCAAGTGCTACTGCCGCACTCACCACCTGCTGAAAACGTTCTGGGGCTGGAGCGAACAACAACTCGCTGACGGCACCTTGATCCTGACCTCCCCGGCCGGGGACACCCACGTCACCACCCCGGGCAGTGCCTTGCTGTTTCCCAGCCTGTGCCACGCCGTGGGTGGGATGCCCGCCCCCGAAGCCCAAACCCCACCGCAGGACTACTGCGCCCAACGCACTGCGATGATGCCCCAACGCCGGCGCACCCGCACCCAAGACCGCGCCCAACGCGTGGCCGCCGAACGCCGCGCCAACCACCAAACCCGCATCGCCGCCCACCACACCACCGACGGCCCCGCCCCACCCGACAACGAACCCCCACCCTTTTAG
- a CDS encoding dTMP kinase — protein sequence MLIAIEGVDGSGKRTLTDGLRGQLRRAGKSVATLAFPRYGQSITADLAAEALHGQHGDLAESVYAMATLFALDRAGAVAEIERLTREHDVVILDRYVASNAAYSAARLHQDAAGEAVTWVHMLEYGRLGLPVPDWQILLAVPTELAGQRARDRAQRDPTRARDSYERDDGLQRRTGEVYAGLAAAGWSGRWLVVDAEVDPAGLATSLGGPR from the coding sequence GTGCTGATCGCGATCGAAGGCGTCGACGGTTCGGGCAAGCGGACGCTGACCGACGGCCTGCGCGGGCAATTGCGGCGCGCCGGCAAATCGGTGGCGACGCTGGCGTTCCCGCGCTACGGGCAGTCCATCACCGCTGACCTGGCGGCCGAGGCGCTGCACGGTCAGCACGGCGACCTCGCCGAGTCGGTGTACGCGATGGCGACGTTGTTCGCGCTGGACCGGGCCGGGGCCGTCGCCGAGATCGAGCGGCTGACCCGCGAGCACGATGTGGTGATCCTGGACCGCTACGTCGCCTCCAACGCGGCCTACAGCGCGGCCCGGCTGCATCAGGATGCTGCCGGGGAAGCGGTCACGTGGGTGCACATGCTCGAATACGGGCGACTCGGATTGCCGGTGCCGGACTGGCAGATCCTGCTCGCGGTGCCCACCGAACTGGCCGGGCAGCGCGCCCGCGACCGGGCGCAGCGCGATCCGACCCGGGCGCGCGACAGCTATGAACGCGACGACGGACTGCAGCGCCGAACCGGCGAGGTGTACGCCGGATTGGCCGCCGCGGGCTGGTCCGGGCGCTGGCTCGTGGTGGACGCGGAGGTCGATCCGGCAGGGCTGGCTACGTCCCTCGGAGGGCCTCGGTAA
- a CDS encoding LmeA family phospholipid-binding protein produces the protein MSPKVPFLRWDDPFRALEMLASLWSSTGIPSVGAHAVAMPYRTLFATLQQLLVGKEVTVRIGDQDVTLTVVELESELDPQGLPVGQLGEVRVAARDIRWADNRLQSAVALMRNVHIRPGVPPLVVAAPTELNTELPKDIFDHVLEQAAPHLRSESGEDGTARLSWARRPGLGGLEVDADVVGSTLWLRPRAVVAGQRRWKLPLRTPSYQVQLPELPHGLMITGVELTSESLHLSGLLPEWRMELPLRALEDLITRLSQGALSFSWPSLWWGSD, from the coding sequence ATGTCGCCCAAGGTTCCCTTCCTGCGCTGGGACGACCCGTTCCGCGCCTTGGAGATGCTCGCCTCACTGTGGTCGTCGACCGGGATACCGTCGGTGGGCGCGCATGCGGTGGCGATGCCGTACCGGACCTTGTTCGCGACGCTGCAGCAGCTGTTGGTCGGCAAGGAAGTCACGGTTCGCATCGGCGATCAAGACGTGACGCTGACCGTCGTGGAACTGGAATCGGAGTTGGATCCACAGGGATTGCCGGTGGGCCAGCTCGGGGAAGTCCGGGTGGCCGCCCGCGACATCCGCTGGGCCGACAACCGATTGCAGAGCGCGGTCGCCCTTATGCGCAACGTGCATATCCGTCCCGGGGTGCCGCCGCTGGTCGTAGCGGCCCCGACGGAGTTGAACACAGAGTTGCCCAAAGACATCTTCGACCACGTGCTGGAGCAGGCGGCGCCGCACCTGCGCAGCGAATCGGGGGAGGACGGGACGGCACGACTGAGCTGGGCACGACGACCCGGTCTCGGCGGTCTCGAGGTCGACGCCGACGTGGTCGGTTCGACGTTGTGGCTGCGCCCGCGCGCGGTGGTGGCCGGGCAGCGGCGGTGGAAGCTGCCGTTGCGCACGCCGTCCTATCAGGTTCAGCTGCCGGAGTTGCCACACGGGCTGATGATCACCGGAGTCGAACTGACGTCGGAATCGCTGCACCTGTCCGGTCTGCTGCCGGAGTGGCGGATGGAGCTGCCGCTGCGGGCGCTCGAGGACTTGATCACGCGGCTGAGTCAGGGTGCGCTGAGCTTTAGCTGGCCGTCGCTGTGGTGGGGCTCGGATTGA
- a CDS encoding L,D-transpeptidase translates to MRAAIRSLLVFIGITSTVIAGHAGVTLMAASKPSGYSDIAAILPVRGSVVGVAHPVVVTFGAPVANREAVERAIEVSSTPAMSGRFEWVDSNVVQWVPDRFWPAHTTVALSVGGLRTEFKTGPAVVGVADITNHTFTVSVDGVEADTPPPALPAPHHRSHFGEAGVLPASMGRPEYETPVGTYSVLAKDRSVMMDSSSVGIPVDNPDGYRLQVDYAVRITNRGLYVHSAPWAINAMGVENVSHGCISLSPTDAEWYFNTVHVGDPVIVKEGVPAVDSGKEADVKPMQPSTLNPDRPPS, encoded by the coding sequence ATGCGGGCGGCAATCCGGTCTCTGCTGGTGTTCATCGGGATCACTTCGACGGTGATCGCCGGGCACGCCGGCGTCACGCTGATGGCGGCGAGCAAGCCGAGCGGCTACTCCGACATCGCCGCGATCCTGCCCGTGCGCGGCTCAGTCGTGGGCGTGGCGCACCCGGTGGTGGTGACCTTCGGCGCTCCGGTCGCGAACCGTGAGGCCGTGGAGCGGGCCATCGAGGTGTCATCGACGCCCGCGATGAGCGGCCGGTTCGAGTGGGTGGACAGCAACGTCGTGCAATGGGTGCCCGACCGGTTCTGGCCGGCGCACACCACCGTGGCGCTGTCGGTGGGCGGTCTGCGCACCGAGTTCAAGACGGGTCCGGCCGTCGTCGGCGTCGCCGACATCACCAACCACACCTTCACGGTCAGCGTGGATGGGGTGGAGGCGGATACGCCGCCGCCGGCGCTGCCGGCGCCGCATCATCGGTCGCATTTCGGCGAAGCGGGCGTGCTGCCGGCGTCGATGGGCAGACCCGAGTACGAGACGCCGGTGGGCACCTACAGCGTCCTCGCCAAGGACCGCTCGGTGATGATGGATTCGAGCAGTGTCGGCATTCCCGTCGACAACCCCGATGGCTACCGGCTCCAGGTCGACTACGCCGTGCGCATCACCAATCGGGGCCTGTACGTCCATTCGGCTCCGTGGGCGATCAACGCGATGGGCGTCGAGAACGTCAGCCACGGATGCATCAGCCTGAGCCCCACCGACGCGGAGTGGTATTTCAACACAGTCCACGTCGGCGACCCGGTGATCGTCAAAGAAGGCGTCCCAGCAGTGGACAGCGGCAAGGAAGCCGATGTGAAGCCGATGCAGCCGTCGACGCTCAACCCGGACCGGCCGCCCAGCTAA